The Brassica napus cultivar Da-Ae chromosome C7, Da-Ae, whole genome shotgun sequence genome has a segment encoding these proteins:
- the LOC106405857 gene encoding probable sodium/metabolite cotransporter BASS3, chloroplastic: MASITSFPFPFSPPAIPKRTLAAKSRFFNCSHSSFSSIVPPSLISSSFQRRVGEVACSTTPFMGRVGLQWRDGNMSLLSFCGGNDSPDNSDSSSQVLSALLPFVVALTALAALSYPSTFTWVSKELYAPALGGIMLSIGIQLSIQDFALAFKRPVPLSVGFVAQYVLKPLLGVLVANAFGMPTTFYAGFVLTCCVAGAQLSSYASSLSKADVAMSILLTSSTTIASVLFTPLLSGLLIGSVVPVDAVAMSKSILQVVLVPVTLGLVLNTYAKPVVTLLRPVMPFVAMVCTSLCIGSPLSINRSQILSAEGLRLILPVITFHALAFVVGYWFSKIPGLRQEEEVSRTISLCTGMQSSTLAGLLASQFLGSSQAVPAACSVVVMAIMGLCLASFWGNGLRMRDVLSPLTPQTSDNTAES, from the exons ATGGCTTCAATCACCTCTTTCCCTTTCCCTTTCTCACCACCAGCAATACCCAAACGGACACTTGCCGCTAAATCTCGGTTCTTCAATTGTTCTCATTCATCTTTCTCTTCGATCGTTCCGCCATCGCTTATTAGTAGTAGCTTTCAAAGACGCGTGGGGGAAGTAGCGTGCTCAACGACGCCGTTTATGGGAAGAGTTGGATTGCAGTGGAGAGATGGCAACATGTCTCTCTTATCTTTCTGCGGAGGAAACGATTCTCCTGATAACTCCGATTCCTCCTCTCAGGTCTTGTCCGCTTTGCTTCCTTTCGTAGTGGCCCTCACCGCCCTCGCTGCTCTCTCCTACCCATCCACTTTCACCTG GGTATCTAAAGAACTCTATGCTCCTGCTCTTGGTGGGATTATGTTATCTATCGGAATCCAGCTTTCAATCCAGGATTTTGCTCTTGCTTTCAAAAG ACCAGTGCCGTTATCTGTTGGTTTTGTTGCTCAGTACGTTCTGAAACCGCTCCTTGGGGTTTTAGTTGCTAATGCCTTTGGGATGCCGACCACTTTCTACGCTGGTTTTGTACTCACCTGTTGTGTCGCTGGAGCTCAGTTGTCTAGCTACGCCAGTTCTCTCAGCAAAGCTGATGTTGCCATGAGCATTCTTCTTACTAGCTCTACTACTATTGCCTCTGTTCTCTTTACTCCACTGCTAAGCGGTCTTCTTATTGGATCTGTTGTTCCCGTCGATGCTGTTGCCATGTCCAAGTCTATACTACAG GTTGTGCTTGTTCCAGTCACTCTTGGCCTTGTGTTGAATACTTACGCAAAGCCTGTGGTCACTCTTCTTCGACCTGTGATGCCGTTTGTTGCTATGGTATGCACTTCACTCTGCATCGGAAGCCCGCTTTCGATTAATCGAAGTCAGATTCTTTCAGCAGAAGGTCTTAGATTGATTCTTCCAGTTATCACATTCCACGCGTTAGCATTTGTTGTGGGATATTGGTTCTCCAAGATCCCAGGCTTAAG ACAAGAGGAAGAAGTAAGCCGGACGATATCCCTGTGCACAGGAATGCAAAGCTCGACCTTAGCTGGGCTGCTTGCAAGCCAGTTTCTTGGAAGCAGCCAAGCCGTGCCAGCAGCATGCTCTGTGGTTGTAATGGCCATAATGGGTCTATGCCTTGCCTCTTTCTGGGGCAATGGGCTTCGTATGAGGGACGTTCTGTCTCCACTAACACCGCAAACTAGTGACAATACCGCTGAATCATGA
- the LOC106405862 gene encoding dCTP pyrophosphatase 1-like: MDMGEEKEVVSLGTLSKKMDDFAKARDWEKYHSPRNLLLAMVGEVGELSEIFQWRGEVERGLPDWKEEDKVHLGEELSDVLLYLVRLSDVCGVELGKAALRKLELNAIKYPAPKQTDHCVGEHSSDNTKLTEDN, encoded by the exons ATGGACATGGGGGAAGAGAAGGAAGTAGTTTCTCTGGGAACTCTGAGTAAGAAGATGGATGATTTTGCAAAGGCTAGAGATTGGGAGAAGTATCACAGCCCAAGGAACCtccttttagccatg GTGGGTGAAGTGGGAGAGTTATCAGAGATATTCCAATGGAGAGGGGAAGTGGAAAGAGGACTTCCGGattggaaagaagaagacaaagttcATCTTGGTGAAGAATTATCAGATGTGTTGTTGTATCTGGTGAGGCTTTCTGATGTTTGTGGTGTCGAATTGGGCAAGGCCGCTCTGCGGAAACTCGAGCTCAATGCCATTAAGTACCCAGCACCCAAACAGACTGATCATTGTGTTGGTGAACATTCAAGCGACAATACTAAGTTGACCGAAGATAATTAA